Proteins encoded together in one Kitasatospora albolonga window:
- a CDS encoding PAS domain S-box protein yields MGSAVITARAAATFEPVGRSVATARAFVRDTLQGWGYNDVVDDAVVLTSELVTNAVIHAGTAADVLCLRTEDGVRVEVADHYPEREVPLQSSGLDFGSPDRENGRGLLLCAALAARWGVEYTPTRKHVWFQLDLPERPVGIRSAGPLLPTALLPVTDQRVRVAVVQIDHSGSIAAWNDDAAFLFGHAADQVAGKQLTDFVAWPHTPGTSTGIADALQLSRWEGSYGIRCADGRVTPVYASHLRVRDTDGEPSTVCLLVRDYERAVLQSPVRAPVSDSSSENRATDPFEVFIGSPAPDDLDGLLQRTVERARDMLDADAAFLLLATDDETELEVRATTGLPSARQRFARVPVEAGTGRYGSARMPAVHEDLTAVPGAVPLLTDTGMRSVVTVPLKVEGRLTGSLGVAAEAPGRYSNEEALRLQFAADRIALAVESARLGELERLRRGSLSFLVEASDLLAGTLDRDQTLALMAQMTVPTLATWCAVYTIADQSSDPYLSYVLHEDEDLIDGLKALLSKIAPPDPVPTPGARIWAAPSEAGHRAALSTSTRSLDHDAPLSMSTATRTILATAQAVGGETVVLPLVARNRVIGMLTLGKPSDDHFRQEILELAEDLSRRAALALDNARLYSERMAISQSLQRSLLPPGLPDIENVEIEVIYRAAGEGNEVGGDFYDVFPIHDGAYGFAIGDVCGTGPEAAAVTGLARHALRLLAREGFPGPAVLERLNAAILDEGARSRFLTLLYGELWPQEDGSALLKVVCAGHPLPLRLRQDGTVEPAAEPQPLLGVLDDLELYEQEVTLDPGDVLLCVTDGVTERREGTRMLGDDGLANVLSTCTGLTAGAVAARILRAVERFAAEPASDDMAILAMRVPEPPRI; encoded by the coding sequence ATGGGGAGTGCTGTGATCACCGCGCGCGCGGCCGCCACCTTCGAACCGGTCGGGCGCTCGGTCGCGACCGCCCGCGCCTTCGTCCGGGACACCCTCCAGGGGTGGGGGTACAACGATGTCGTGGACGACGCCGTCGTCCTCACCAGCGAGCTCGTCACCAACGCCGTGATCCACGCGGGCACGGCGGCCGACGTGCTCTGCCTGCGCACCGAGGACGGCGTACGCGTCGAGGTCGCCGACCACTATCCGGAACGTGAGGTCCCGCTCCAGAGCAGCGGGCTCGACTTCGGCTCCCCGGACCGCGAGAACGGCCGGGGCCTGCTGCTCTGCGCGGCGCTGGCCGCCCGCTGGGGCGTCGAGTACACCCCCACCCGCAAACATGTCTGGTTTCAGCTGGACCTGCCCGAGCGCCCGGTCGGCATCCGCTCCGCGGGACCGCTCCTGCCGACCGCGCTGCTGCCCGTGACGGACCAGCGCGTACGGGTGGCCGTCGTCCAGATCGACCACTCCGGCTCCATCGCCGCGTGGAACGACGACGCGGCCTTCCTCTTCGGCCACGCGGCGGACCAGGTCGCCGGCAAACAGCTCACCGACTTCGTGGCCTGGCCGCACACCCCCGGCACCAGCACCGGCATCGCGGACGCGCTCCAGCTCTCCCGCTGGGAGGGCAGCTACGGAATCCGCTGCGCCGACGGCCGGGTCACCCCCGTCTACGCCTCGCATCTGCGGGTCCGCGACACCGACGGCGAACCGTCCACGGTCTGCCTCCTCGTCCGCGACTACGAGCGGGCCGTCCTCCAGTCCCCGGTCCGCGCCCCGGTCTCCGACTCCTCGTCCGAGAACCGCGCCACGGACCCGTTCGAGGTCTTCATCGGCTCCCCCGCCCCCGACGACCTGGACGGACTGCTCCAGCGGACCGTCGAGCGGGCCCGCGACATGCTCGACGCCGACGCGGCCTTCCTCCTCCTCGCCACCGACGACGAGACGGAGCTCGAGGTCCGCGCCACGACGGGCCTCCCCTCGGCCCGCCAGCGCTTCGCCCGCGTCCCCGTGGAAGCCGGAACGGGCCGCTACGGTTCCGCCCGCATGCCCGCCGTCCACGAGGACCTCACCGCCGTACCCGGAGCCGTCCCGCTCCTCACCGACACCGGGATGCGCTCGGTCGTCACGGTCCCGCTCAAGGTCGAGGGCCGTCTGACGGGCTCCCTGGGCGTCGCGGCCGAGGCTCCGGGACGCTACTCGAACGAGGAGGCCCTGCGCCTCCAGTTCGCCGCCGACCGCATCGCCCTGGCCGTGGAGTCCGCACGCCTGGGCGAGCTGGAACGGCTGCGCCGGGGCTCCCTCTCCTTCCTGGTGGAGGCGTCCGACCTGCTGGCCGGCACGCTCGACCGGGACCAGACGCTGGCGCTGATGGCCCAGATGACGGTCCCGACCCTGGCCACCTGGTGCGCGGTCTACACGATCGCGGACCAGTCCTCGGACCCGTACCTCTCGTACGTGCTCCACGAGGACGAGGACCTCATCGACGGCCTCAAGGCCCTGCTCTCCAAGATCGCCCCGCCCGACCCGGTCCCGACCCCGGGCGCCCGCATCTGGGCGGCCCCTTCGGAGGCCGGTCACCGGGCGGCGCTCAGCACGTCCACCCGCAGCCTGGACCACGACGCGCCGCTGAGCATGTCCACGGCCACCCGCACCATCCTCGCCACGGCCCAGGCGGTCGGCGGCGAGACGGTGGTCCTGCCGCTGGTCGCCCGCAACCGCGTGATCGGCATGCTGACGCTCGGGAAGCCCTCGGACGACCACTTCCGCCAGGAGATCCTGGAACTGGCCGAGGACCTCTCCCGCCGGGCCGCCCTGGCCCTGGACAACGCCCGCCTGTACTCGGAGCGCATGGCGATCAGCCAGTCGCTCCAGCGCAGCCTGCTGCCCCCGGGCCTCCCCGACATCGAGAACGTCGAGATCGAGGTCATCTACCGCGCGGCGGGCGAGGGCAACGAGGTCGGCGGCGACTTCTACGACGTCTTCCCGATCCACGACGGTGCGTACGGCTTCGCCATCGGCGACGTCTGCGGTACGGGACCGGAGGCGGCCGCCGTCACGGGCCTGGCCCGCCACGCCCTGCGCCTGCTGGCCCGCGAGGGCTTCCCCGGCCCCGCGGTCCTGGAACGCCTCAACGCGGCCATCCTCGACGAGGGCGCCCGCAGCCGCTTCCTGACCCTCCTGTACGGCGAGCTGTGGCCCCAGGAGGACGGCAGCGCCCTCCTGAAGGTCGTCTGCGCCGGTCACCCGCTGCCGCTGCGCCTGCGCCAGGACGGCACCGTGGAGCCCGCCGCCGAACCGCAGCCCCTGCTCGGCGTGCTGGACGACCTGGAACTGTACGAGCAGGAGGTCACCCTCGACCCGGGCGATGTCCTCCTCTGCGTCACGGACGGCGTCACCGAACGCCGCGAGGGCACCCGCATGCTCGGCGACGACGGCCTCGCGAACGTCCTGTCGACCTGTACGGGCCTGACGGCCGGAGCGGTCGCCGCACGCATCCTGCGGGCCGTGGAGCGCTTCGCGGCGGAGCCCGCGTCGGACGACATGGCCATCCTGGCGATGCGCGTCCCGGAGCCGCCCCGCATCTGA